One Leptolyngbyaceae cyanobacterium DNA window includes the following coding sequences:
- a CDS encoding ThiF family adenylyltransferase, producing the protein MSIFFHEQRYRTPEVMSRMRDFPVTICGAGALGANLTESLARSGFGKLKVIDRDRVEERNLSTQPYYRSDIGAFKTKMLANSLYRAIGVNIEAHPKELTPKNVEQLLNGTSLIIDTFDNSISRQIVKDYCQNAKKPCLHVGLGGDYAEVIWNEIYRVPSPINDDVCDYPLARNLVTLAVAIACEVVITFIGTGKQQSFTCTLRDLAIKPFF; encoded by the coding sequence ATGTCCATCTTTTTTCACGAACAACGATATCGCACCCCAGAAGTGATGTCGCGGATGCGGGACTTTCCCGTTACCATTTGCGGCGCTGGTGCTTTGGGTGCAAATCTCACCGAAAGTTTAGCGCGATCGGGATTTGGTAAATTGAAAGTTATCGATCGCGATCGTGTAGAAGAACGCAACCTCTCTACCCAACCTTACTACCGTTCCGATATCGGTGCTTTCAAAACCAAAATGTTGGCAAATTCGCTATATCGCGCGATCGGAGTAAATATTGAGGCACACCCTAAAGAATTAACTCCCAAAAATGTCGAACAATTATTGAATGGCACATCTTTAATTATCGATACTTTTGATAACAGCATCTCCCGCCAAATCGTTAAAGATTACTGCCAAAATGCCAAAAAACCTTGCCTGCACGTCGGGTTAGGGGGAGATTATGCTGAAGTAATTTGGAACGAAATTTATCGCGTTCCCTCACCAATAAATGACGACGTTTGCGACTACCCACTTGCACGTAACTTAGTAACGTTAGCAGTTGCGATCGCCTGTGAAGTTGTCATTACTTTTATAGGGACGGGAAAGCAACAAAGTTTCACTTGTACTCTTCGAGATTTGGCAATCAAACCGTTCTTTTAA
- a CDS encoding AAA family ATPase, whose translation MASEYFDNDDNSRINKNPQAKGLLGAGWRPLARQLDGDFLWHLLTNDTWELARKALNVASGLADAVGRNEYTWFANFFNLFSDNTRYQIDEFWSYITPEPLSPNYRSKDVLNTETPIVQPVSRNSIPIDYVLNRLQEITVLKILEILGRPDIITQYFMERYYYYPVTRFVNWERLETLGTIYAYWSGHNVWLQIESYEKGKRYYSLMANNLAPLINKATYNLAVMLSGYKSRVGQIHSQFPIRSFPADIQSFTDKVQQAILDQDQLAVLVHGEPGTGKTAWTQAVAKEILMPLGYVIFILDHDAVENFVPPSYLERICLIINEADNLAQDRASLAAQGNNKTEHILSLLDGTLYQSIIDEGGIQQQQKLVVLMTCNTTERLDPAVLRKGRIDLMYEFIHVFV comes from the coding sequence ATGGCATCAGAATATTTTGACAATGATGATAACTCTCGGATTAACAAAAATCCGCAAGCAAAAGGGTTACTGGGAGCGGGGTGGCGTCCTTTAGCCCGTCAGCTTGATGGAGATTTTTTATGGCATCTTTTAACTAATGATACTTGGGAACTAGCTCGAAAAGCTCTGAATGTTGCTAGCGGTCTTGCCGATGCTGTGGGACGCAATGAATATACTTGGTTTGCAAATTTTTTCAATTTGTTTTCCGATAATACTAGATATCAAATAGATGAATTTTGGAGTTACATCACTCCGGAACCGCTGTCACCCAATTATCGGAGTAAAGATGTTTTAAATACGGAAACGCCTATCGTTCAACCTGTTAGCCGCAATAGTATTCCGATTGATTACGTTCTCAATCGGCTTCAGGAAATTACGGTTTTGAAAATACTAGAAATATTGGGTCGTCCGGATATAATTACCCAGTATTTTATGGAGCGTTATTATTATTATCCGGTTACGCGGTTTGTGAATTGGGAACGCTTAGAAACGCTGGGTACTATCTACGCTTATTGGTCTGGGCATAACGTTTGGTTGCAAATTGAAAGTTATGAAAAAGGAAAAAGATATTACAGTTTGATGGCTAATAATTTAGCACCGCTGATTAATAAGGCAACTTATAATTTGGCGGTAATGCTAAGTGGATATAAAAGTCGGGTAGGGCAAATTCACAGTCAGTTTCCCATTCGTAGTTTTCCTGCTGATATCCAAAGTTTTACTGATAAGGTACAGCAGGCAATTCTCGACCAGGATCAGTTAGCTGTATTGGTACACGGAGAACCGGGTACGGGTAAAACTGCTTGGACGCAAGCTGTGGCAAAAGAAATTCTGATGCCTTTAGGATACGTGATTTTTATTCTCGATCACGATGCAGTGGAAAATTTCGTACCGCCGAGTTATTTGGAGAGGATTTGTTTGATTATTAACGAAGCGGATAATTTGGCTCAAGATAGAGCTAGTTTAGCTGCTCAAGGTAATAATAAGACGGAGCATATTCTCAGTTTGCTGGATGGAACTTTGTATCAAAGTATAATTGATGAAGGGGGAATTCAGCAGCAACAAAAGTTAGTGGTATTGATGACTTGCAATACTACGGAAAGATTAGATCCAGCGGTTTTGCGGAAAGGAAGAATTGATTTGATGTATGAGTTTATTCACGTATTCGTGTGA
- a CDS encoding RNA 2'-phosphotransferase, with amino-acid sequence MNDARLVKISKYLSKYLRHTPEEIGLKLEEGGWVSVDELLAACAKHKVTISRVELNEVVEKNSKKRFSFDASGTKIRANQGHSITVDLQLEPQIPPDVLYHGTGQGAVESILRSGLNKMSRHHVHLSTEIATAKSVGQRHGKPVVFAVDAAAMHENGYLFYRSDNGVWLVDNIPPQYLKQI; translated from the coding sequence ATGAACGATGCTCGCCTAGTAAAAATTAGCAAATATTTAAGTAAATATCTGCGTCATACTCCTGAAGAAATTGGTTTAAAATTAGAGGAAGGAGGTTGGGTTTCAGTAGATGAATTGCTGGCAGCTTGTGCCAAACACAAAGTTACCATTTCTCGCGTAGAGTTAAATGAAGTAGTTGAGAAAAATAGCAAAAAACGCTTTTCTTTTGATGCCAGTGGTACGAAAATTCGGGCAAATCAAGGACATAGTATCACCGTCGATTTGCAGCTAGAACCACAAATTCCTCCCGACGTGCTATATCACGGTACAGGTCAAGGTGCAGTGGAATCAATTCTTCGCTCTGGGCTTAACAAAATGTCACGTCATCACGTTCATTTATCGACAGAGATTGCTACAGCAAAAAGCGTCGGTCAACGACATGGTAAACCAGTAGTTTTCGCTGTTGATGCTGCTGCTATGCACGAGAATGGTTACTTATTTTACCGTTCGGATAATGGGGTTTGGCTAGTGGATAATATTCCACCTCAGTATCTCAAGCAAATTTAA
- a CDS encoding NfeD family protein: protein MTEPLVTMLPEPKRGTVEKPITSGARGRVKAMGSYWFAELYQPDKEIQLLPGEPILVIGIKNITLLVIPTS, encoded by the coding sequence ATGACTGAACCCCTAGTTACAATGTTGCCAGAACCCAAACGCGGAACTGTCGAAAAACCAATTACATCAGGGGCACGCGGTCGGGTGAAAGCAATGGGTAGTTATTGGTTTGCTGAACTTTATCAACCAGATAAAGAAATTCAGCTTTTACCCGGTGAACCTATTCTCGTAATTGGCATCAAAAATATCACTTTGCTTGTCATCCCAACATCTTAA
- a CDS encoding XisI protein, with protein MDTKQTYRRLIEEIIIGHAKVPYAFGDIQFETVFDREQDRYLLMILGREKVGGDFPNTTRRVHGCLIHIDIIDGKIWVQRDGTEEGVANQLVEAGVPKEHIVLGFRSPEFRKITDFAVT; from the coding sequence ATGGATACCAAACAAACCTATCGCAGATTGATTGAAGAAATTATCATCGGTCACGCAAAAGTTCCTTATGCTTTTGGCGATATTCAATTTGAAACCGTTTTCGATCGCGAACAAGACCGATATCTATTGATGATTCTGGGACGAGAAAAGGTTGGGGGGGATTTCCCTAACACAACTCGCCGAGTTCATGGTTGTTTAATTCACATTGACATTATTGATGGCAAAATATGGGTTCAGCGCGATGGAACAGAGGAAGGAGTCGCTAATCAGCTTGTAGAAGCGGGTGTTCCCAAGGAACATATCGTACTGGGTTTTCGATCGCCTGAATTTAGAAAAATTACCGATTTTGCCGTGACATAA
- a CDS encoding element excision factor XisH family protein: MPARDKYHQNFKNALTTDGWTITHDPLRLKWGNKDIYIDLGAEQLLTAEKAGCEIAIEIKSFSGASEINDLENAVGQYFLYRSVLARTEKGRTLYIAIHDEVFTEIFEEPVGRMIIEDYQIPLIVFDPQTEVILRWIPNKPIAD; the protein is encoded by the coding sequence GTGCCAGCACGCGACAAATATCATCAGAATTTTAAGAACGCATTGACGACAGATGGATGGACAATCACTCACGATCCTTTGCGATTAAAGTGGGGTAACAAAGATATTTATATTGACTTAGGTGCTGAACAATTATTAACAGCAGAAAAAGCCGGGTGTGAAATCGCAATAGAGATTAAAAGTTTCAGCGGTGCATCTGAAATCAACGACCTTGAAAATGCTGTGGGGCAATATTTTTTATATCGTTCTGTGTTAGCACGAACTGAAAAAGGTAGAACACTCTATATTGCCATTCACGATGAAGTATTTACAGAAATTTTTGAAGAACCAGTTGGTCGGATGATAATTGAAGATTATCAGATACCCCTTATTGTTTTCGATCCACAAACGGAGGTTATTCTTAGATGGATACCAAACAAACCTATCGCAGATTGA
- the rplL gene encoding 50S ribosomal protein L7/L12, which produces MSAKTIEIVEQLKSLNSLETSQLVKQIEVTFNVDASARKTVNILPVIIDPIWDEPNEGLFDVILEEFPSEQKIAVLKVIRSLTGLGLKEAKDLVDSVPQAVKFAIALPKAEDIKQQLEAVGAKVSLK; this is translated from the coding sequence ATGTCTGCCAAAACTATAGAAATTGTGGAACAATTAAAATCGCTGAATTCTCTGGAAACTTCCCAACTAGTTAAGCAGATAGAAGTTACCTTCAATGTAGATGCTTCAGCTAGAAAAACTGTTAATATTCTCCCTGTCATCATCGATCCGATTTGGGATGAACCAAATGAAGGTTTGTTTGATGTAATTCTGGAAGAATTTCCTAGCGAACAAAAGATTGCGGTTCTCAAAGTTATCCGAAGTTTGACAGGCTTGGGATTGAAGGAAGCGAAAGATTTGGTTGACTCAGTTCCGCAAGCGGTGAAATTTGCGATCGCACTTCCCAAAGCTGAAGACATCAAGCAGCAACTAGAAGCAGTGGGTGCGAAAGTTTCTCTCAAGTAA
- a CDS encoding GNAT family N-acetyltransferase has protein sequence MITLTMRPYAGETDLETIAHLLNICEEVDRLDKGMSISELRTEFNSPSVDLARDVRLWEDSDGKLIGFAHLFVPESGEVVDGALFYRVHPHFRNKDLEKQIFAWAEETMREIGRDRNVQVKLGCNARNDAPYYIDVAENNGYRADRYFYQMKRSLVEPIPEPQFPEGFSLLAAAGHQDAEAFVQMYNQTFIDHWNHHDLTVERAKYTLIKPNYRPEFDLVAVAPDRTFAAFCFCMIYPEDNQRNGRNEGWVASIGTRRGFRKMGLARAMLLTGMQRLKAAGMDTAKLGVDTQNPNNALRLYESVGFEKAETWVYYVKDL, from the coding sequence ATGATTACTCTGACGATGCGCCCTTATGCGGGTGAAACTGACTTGGAAACGATCGCACATCTGCTCAACATCTGTGAAGAAGTCGATCGCTTGGACAAAGGAATGTCTATCTCGGAACTCCGCACGGAATTTAACTCGCCATCTGTTGATCTAGCGCGTGATGTTCGCTTGTGGGAAGATTCTGACGGTAAATTAATTGGTTTCGCTCACTTGTTCGTACCTGAGTCAGGTGAAGTAGTCGATGGTGCGCTGTTTTATCGGGTTCATCCTCATTTTCGCAACAAAGATCTGGAAAAGCAGATTTTTGCTTGGGCTGAGGAAACGATGAGGGAGATTGGACGCGATCGCAATGTGCAGGTGAAACTTGGTTGCAATGCTCGCAATGACGCGCCGTATTACATAGATGTAGCAGAAAATAACGGTTACAGGGCCGATCGCTACTTCTACCAAATGAAGCGCAGTCTCGTCGAACCGATTCCAGAACCCCAGTTCCCAGAGGGTTTTAGCCTCCTAGCAGCCGCAGGTCATCAAGATGCTGAAGCTTTTGTCCAAATGTACAATCAAACGTTCATCGATCACTGGAATCACCATGATTTAACGGTGGAACGGGCTAAGTACACCCTGATTAAACCGAATTATCGACCAGAATTCGACTTAGTTGCAGTTGCTCCCGATCGCACATTTGCAGCGTTTTGCTTCTGTATGATTTACCCAGAGGATAACCAACGCAACGGACGCAATGAAGGCTGGGTGGCTAGTATCGGTACTCGGCGCGGTTTCCGCAAAATGGGATTAGCACGAGCCATGTTACTTACTGGTATGCAGCGATTGAAAGCAGCAGGGATGGATACGGCGAAACTCGGCGTTGATACCCAAAATCCCAACAATGCGCTGCGACTTTACGAGTCGGTTGGTTTTGAGAAGGCTGAAACCTGGGTTTATTACGTCAAGGATCTTTAG
- a CDS encoding type II toxin-antitoxin system VapC family toxin, with the protein MNYLIDTHVLIWFIEGSDRLSYDVRWLIANPDNDIYISQASLWEMAIKISIGKLSLSISISELEAFLTNHQFQILETKFSHYEILQKLSFHHQDPFDRLMIAQAKAEDYTIITHNNRFKLYEVRLFEI; encoded by the coding sequence ATGAATTATCTAATCGATACTCACGTTTTGATTTGGTTTATTGAAGGGAGCGATCGCCTTTCTTACGATGTAAGATGGTTAATTGCTAATCCTGACAATGATATCTATATTAGTCAGGCTAGCTTGTGGGAAATGGCCATTAAGATTAGTATCGGTAAGCTATCATTATCCATTTCGATATCGGAATTGGAGGCGTTTTTGACAAATCACCAGTTTCAAATTTTAGAAACTAAATTTAGCCATTACGAAATATTGCAGAAATTGTCTTTCCATCATCAAGACCCTTTCGATCGCTTGATGATTGCTCAAGCAAAAGCAGAAGATTATACAATTATCACTCATAACAATCGATTTAAACTGTACGAAGTTCGATTATTTGAAATATAA